The window atgagccacaattgaggaggtcaactagacctcaccaaccttccaccaaatactctcctcatgagtatgtgctggttactgacgggggagagccagaatgctttgatgaagctatgtcacatgagaagaaaagtgagtggttaaaagcaatgcaagaagagatgaaatccttgcatgaaaaccatacctttgagttagtgaagcttcctaaaggtaagagagcactcaagaacaaatgggtgttcaggttgaaaattgatgaacattgctcatagccaaggtacaaggcaagattggttgtgaaaggtttcagtcagaagaagggtattgattttgaagaaatcttttcaccagtggtcaagatgtcttcaatccgagttgtgcttggcttagctgctagtttgaatcttgaagttgagcaacttgatgtgaaaactgcctttctccatggtgatttagatgaggagatctacatggaacaacctgaagggtttgaagcaaaaggtaaagagcagttagtttgcaagttgaaaaaaagcctatatgggttaaagcaagctccaagacaatggtacaagaagtttgattctttcatggtggatcatggttatgacaggaccacttctgatcattgtgtatttatgaaaaggtttccagatggaaactttattattctcctgttgtatgtggatgatatgttgattgttggccatgatgctaagaagattcagatgttgaaggaagagttaagcaagtcctttgcaatgaaagacttaggaccggcaaaacagattcttggcatgaatatcacacgtgacaggaagaaagagaaactttggctatctcaggagagatatgtccaaaaggtacttgagagatttaacatgagcaactccaaaccagtttgttctccacttgcaagccactttaaactaagttctaagcagtgtccttcaagtgatgaagaaagagatgagatgaaaaaggttccttatgcatctgcagttggtagcttgatgtatgccatggtttgcacaaggccggatatagctcatgcagttggtgtggttagtcggttcctctctaatcctggtaaagaacattggtcagcagtgaaatggatactcaggtatctcaaaggtacttctagtttcagcttatgttttggtaatgataaacctgtgctggatggatacacagatgcagatatggctggtgatgttgattctagaaagtccacatcaggatacttgatgaaTTTTGCAGGGGGAGCAGTCTCATAGCAATCAAGGTTGCAAAAATGTGTGGCATTATCCACTACAAAGGCTGAATATGTTGCTCTTACTGAAGGgggcaaagagttgttatggatgaagaagttcttacatgaacttggcctagttcaagagaactttgtgttgcactgtgatagtcaaagtgcaatccatctcagtaagcatcctatttttcactctcggtcaaagcacattgaggttagatatcaatggattcgagatgctatggagatgaagtcatttgttgtcGAGAAGATCCATACCGATGACAACGTGTCAGAcatgatgaccaaacctctaccgagagagaagtttgagttttgcagAAGGGAAGCAGGCTTATCAGAGCCTCCTAAATTGAAGTTTACATATTGATCGTCAGTATGGcgaattcctcacatggtgcgtgagggggagatttgttgtgtggtcccgcaccatgtgatggtgggaccaccacattaattgtcAAGAGACATGCTGTCTCttggaatttaaattaatgtgggTCGGTTACTGTAGACGCAGTAGAGAGAAcagatttgaaagagaaaaacaaaggagaaaaacgtgagaaagaaagaagaggaggcagcagagcagtctgtcttctttctttgatttccagttcgttcaccgttagatcgggctgagattttgacagcagcttctagacacgttcctcttcattctgaacggttggattgaagattggtggtgtggaagctggtcgttttgacagaaaacggggatgtcagtgttgtgagcttttctctaacattactctttttaatcttgttataatccgagaataagttgttcttgatgatatatatgttgtagcccttagttgaatctgaggaagaacagttgtgaacccattatttgtgatagtggaagtttttaggtggacttcggtcccgtggtttttcccgcatcgggttttccacgtaaaaatcttggtgttgatttgtgtgattatttgcattatatttgtttattgtttgattcagttttttactgcacaaagagggaaaaaggattggggcttgtgaattgtgaattgtgaattgtattccgctgaattaatccggttagttgtccctAGTTTTCCCAACAAAATAGTGTGAGAATTAACTCTTGGCTTGCAATATTTGGTGGATATATGGTCATGGAAAACGTTGACAATTAATGGAGATTATCGTAGATCAAGTGTTTTCTCCCACATAATCAGAGTGGTATAAAAAGGTATgcacttctaaaaaaaatctgaatgaTTTACAGATATCTAGTCTATcaatttgaactaaaaaatacTGAAAGATTATCTATGTCCTTCGCAGGCCCCATCAGAAGTAATGATACAAGACGTTAGCTTCAAGAAAATAAGAGGTATTGCTCTACAACTTCAGTGGTTGCTTGGCTTTTTTTGTAGCAGTAGCATCCCATGCCAGAAGCCAGAACTTGCAGAAATTGACCTACCCTGCTATACGTACTACAATATTGTTGCAACTTCAAGCCATAGCTAGAGGGGAGTTAATGCGGAGAATATCACATTCAAATTCCTTTCCTACTTCCTAATGTCTGGTGGGGCCGGGTTTCGatatataatgcatatatagaataaatatatttttctcaccggtctaattttatttttatttgtgaattTTGTACTTCAATCACAAAAAGCACCACTCATTATACAGTGGTAACTGTCCCAGAACCACCCAAACTATTTTATGAACAAACTGGCCGTATCAAAACCTACGCGTATCTATTATCTAccacaaattaataaaagaaagtcTTAATAAGAGTTTAGTTAACAAGATAGTCAACATTAATCTACGCTTTACATGATGGAGCAGGCATTAGGGTTCTCATCACTAAACATGTTGATGTAGTAGTCGTCAATGATGGACTCGCTGATAGTGGCTGTGACCGGAACTGCTCTAACATGATTCGGAGGTGCTTTCTTGTCATAAGCCTGTGAAACATAGGGGTGTGCTACTAAAAAGTATGGGACATAAGGCCACAGCTCTACCTTCTTCTTTGTTGATTGAGCTGCCTTCAACACTTTCTCTGGCTCCACGAACCCAGTCACGGTCACCTTTTGTTGCTTCATGTCTACTTTCACGGATTTAACACCTAaaagaaagatatatattttgtacGAAGTTTAATTTGTTTACCGAAAGAAAGACAGTGAAAAGAAGGCAAAACGCTAACAAACAAAGAGGGTTAAAAGAAGATGTACAtggagctagctagctagctagagaaGACAAGCTAGAATCCATGCACAGATAACCACTACCTTCAACCCCGTAGAGGACACTCTTGACCTTACGTTCACAGCCTTGGCAGTCCATCCTGACTTTGAGAGCTACGGTTTGCATCAGCTTCTTTTTCTTGCCTTTCTTGGCATTGCTTAGTAAATCAGAGAAATACTCCAAAGTTCCGGCAACTCCCATTGTGTTTAATTCTTTTCTCGCTCTCTAAAATATTGTTCTTATAGCCGATAGGACAGACTGTGCTAGCTATAtacaaatacacacacacacacacacacacacacacacacaaagtatGAGTTACTTCAAGATAAGTAAAGGAAGACTAGACTTTTCATAGTTCCTATAAGCGTGTTCCGTGatacaatgtttttaaaaaatatttttttagttaaaaaaatattaaaataatacttttttatattttatatttcatattttatatttttaatattaatatatcaagattattaaagtattaatttaatatttcttaaattttaaaaaacagattgaataattattaaaaaaaaatacagcctTGGTATGGATGCTTAGTCCCATGCATGCActagaaaaacatatttgagttcattaaattgaaaatctAATTGGTAAAAAGTGGATGAGTGGGTAAGGATCGATGTCTATAATTGTTTCTTGGAGTTACGTGAACAACATTAAATGATCCGGGTGTGAACAAATTGAACTCTTGAATTTCTTGGAATTCCAGGTGTGaacaaaattcttttaaatttcctGGAACAACATTAAATGATTTCACAGACTAGTTGACATTTGTCAGAATTAACAAAACAAACGCAGATAATATGTTTACTTGTTcctcatattttgttttatagttattgttttaaaattattttaatacagtagtattaaaaatattttttgatacatttttaaataaaaattattttaaaaaaaatttctatcacAATAATAAATACTACCTTGCattgata is drawn from Populus nigra chromosome 5, ddPopNigr1.1, whole genome shotgun sequence and contains these coding sequences:
- the LOC133693535 gene encoding heavy metal-associated isoprenylated plant protein 24-like, which encodes MGVAGTLEYFSDLLSNAKKGKKKKLMQTVALKVRMDCQGCERKVKSVLYGVEGVKSVKVDMKQQKVTVTGFVEPEKVLKAAQSTKKKVELWPYVPYFLVAHPYVSQAYDKKAPPNHVRAVPVTATISESIIDDYYINMFSDENPNACSIM